The Apostichopus japonicus isolate 1M-3 chromosome 1, ASM3797524v1, whole genome shotgun sequence DNA segment GTATTACATTAGAGATAGCATATTGTAAAATCCGCTTTAAGGGGGATATAagattcataataataatgaaatagttTGCTTAATTAAAATAACCAATCAAGTGTCAATTAGACGCTATGCAGAAAAATTAACAACAAATTTAGCAGTTATATGAACaaacaacaattttgttttaaaattcatTATAGCAACACATGTAAACAGGTATGTTATTATTCTAATGTTGAATTAGTACTGTCCAAGAACATGACTCTTGTGACTTACAAACGTCGGTGAAAAAAAACACCAATATGATAGTGTATGGATGTTACTTTTATGGTTTTCCTCAGCAATATGAAAACGAATCATGATATTTAAGATCATGTGTCATGTCTGTGGTGAGTCTGTCAAAATCTGAACAATTTAGTAATTTGTGCCAGAGGTACAGCTGGCTGTACCATGTTAaggatacatgcaagttgaggGGGCGAGCTCCTTCATTTGTTTTCTCATTTGGCATTCCAAATCAAATGCACTTTTTTACTGAAAAGATactaaaaatgaatatttgcaATCATTCCaaaatcccacccccccccctcactttaAGAAAATACTATAATTACACTAATGGTTACAATTTGCTGTATGATGAAAGTGGTATACTAATACTATATTCATTCAGAAATATCCAATTGTAATCATATGAAAATTTGACATACAAATCACATGTTTGTATGTGCCTGTAAAGGAATAAAGTTCAAATTTCACAAAGGACTTACAAATGTCAGTGACTGAaaataagcaactgtacaaatATGATAGTGTATGGAGACAACTTTTTAGCTTTATCGTAATAAgctttaaaaagaaagaaaatttaatgaGGGTCTTTAAAATTTGGGGATAATTTTTAGAAACCACACATGTTTACACTACTGTTGCTGAGGAGGAGTAGAACAAGCTGTCTTTAATACTTCATTTGTTCCCTCTTATTCTTTTGTATGATGTTCCATACTTTGGACTTTATTTGTACTATGGACCTGCGCTTAAGACAGGAATTCTTTAGCTTTGCTTGAAGGCAATCTTTTGACACAGGTGGGTGCATGGCATTGATAGCCTTTCTAAGGCATGGATCATTAATAACAGCTGTCTCTTCCTCTTTTGTCCACATTGTTTTAGATATTTTCACCCTCTTAGTTGGAAGTGCCTTTGTTGGCTCTTTTGATTCAGAGTTGTCACTCTCATTTCCGTCTGACATTTCTATGTCTGACAGAAGTTGGCTTTCCTCAATCTCAACTTCTTCAAGGGACCTCCCTTTAAATTCATGAAGTTTTCCCTTCTCAGCAGTTAGTAAAAGCTTCCTCACTTTTGCAAGAAATATGACATCTTGGGGCAGCCGGTAGTACTGCTTGTGGACGGTTACATCATGCCCTAAATGGTTGGCCAATTGTTCTAATTCAGTGTTGGATAGACTAAGGATTTGTGAAAGAGTTGCTAAATGCTTGCGCAGATTGGTGGCGGTCAGTCTGTCAGGATTTTTGGCCCCACACAAATGCGCGTATTTGTGCAAACAATCATAACCTCGAAGCGGCTGAACAGAGTTTCCTGATGGGCAAGCAAATATGTATGGGTTTTGTGGATCGACGCCAGCAATTTGACGAGTTTTGTTGAGTACTTTAACCGAATCTGCCATGTCAGGGGTTAACAAGATTGGCACCCCTCTGTCACGTTTTCCACGTGTCATTATTAGAGTAAGCCTCTTTGCTGCCAGCTTTTGTGCTATTGGAAGAGattcaaatatttcatcttggaactctctctttttctttgtttgctcTAAATAATCTGACATTCTCAAATATTGTGTTTCGCCAGGTCTACGGCAATTGAACATTATTAGCTGAGCAAGGGTTAAAGAAGCCAACTCCCGCCAAGTGGATGTTGATACTTCATTACCTTGTAACTTCTCTTTTGTAGTACAAACTTGGTTTGTCAGTAGCTGATTGAGCTTCACAGTGTCGGCTGTTAAGGgaactttctttgtttttgccaCTTTTGCTTGCATTGTTGCTTATAAACTTTTGTGGCAATTCTTTGTTTCCATTGCAGATTCTTTAGTTTCAAGAACTGCTCTGCTTTGCACTCCTGCAAGGTATCTGATGATTTAATGGATTCTGCAATTACAATTTCAGCCAAAGTAGTTAGGCTTTGTCCCAGCTTTTTAGCAAGTGTGGGTGCTTCAAAGTTTTGGTTTGAAGTGTCAAATCCAGAGCAAATGTTAACACCAAGGATCACGTCATCGAAATGTGCTGGGTCTACTAAGTCTTTAGCAGACTTAATAGATGCATTTATTTGCTGTGTTTCAAGAAGGAGCCTTGCAATGCGCCTCATTCTTTCTGAAACAATGTTGTGATTAATTGTGCTGCTATCATCACAGTGATGCTCTCCTAATTTGCAGATCCAGGAATCTGCTCTTATGGTAACAACAACACTATCAGTTCTCATACCAGCAAGTATCTCTTGCAGTTTAGCACTGCAGGGACTTTTTGTTGGAAGCAATGCCCTACCAGCCTTTTGACACTGTGCAGTTCGAGATGTGGTTGGAttttcctttgctttttttAGGGTACATTTCTTTTGATGTCGCCACAATGACTTTTTCGCAAAATAGCCTTGGCAATCTGGGCAAGGAATGTAATCTTCCACATGCATTGTGCCTAATTTTGGTCTTTTGTAGACCAAGAGCTTTCCCTTGCCTTCTTTTAGCACACGACAATTATAGGCATTGTCTCCCTTTTTTCTGATCTCTTCTAAAATTGCATTTCTTTCTGCTGACCTTTTTGGCAACAGCATAGCTTTCATTACCAATATTTCATCAGCATGATGAGTTTCTAGATGTCTTGGtaatttggttacatttttttcacaaaagaGGCAACAGTGTTGTCTGTTCCATGTTCTTTTCCTACTTTTACTATAGTAAGTGGAAGATACTTTGACACCATCTGAATGATTTTTACTTGTTGAGGGCTTTTCATTTTCACTGCTTTCTTCTTCGGATTCTTCATCTGTTGTAGATTCACTCTCACTAAATGCGTCTAGGTAATCATCGCTGAAATCCTCCTCATCAGTGCTGGTGCATTCCTCACTATCATAGTCCGTTGTTTGCATATGGCTAAGATGCTTTAGCCTTTGTGGAACCTAGAAGCAAACATAGTTTTAAAGACAAATGTTGTGATTGAATTCAAGTTTATGCAAACATAGTTGGTTTGTATGGTACAACATTACATCCAGAGTTCTAGACCTTATATTTTGGACAATGGTGTCTGAGATCTGAAATAGTCAGTGTCTTGTAATATTATTGTTGCCTATTGGTCAATTAATTATTTGACTTCAGGAAAACTGGAACTTGTCATAAAACTTTCAGGCTGAAGTCACCTAATAATGAAAACCCTTTGACTTAAAACTTCCTGAGTGATAATATGTGTTCCAGTATAATTGCTTATCGTAGCTGTCAGTTAGCGCTATAACACTGCTAAGCTAACAAACTGGCTGACTGCCCAGGCAAACATTACTGTTGGGAAATCAAGTCTTAAAGTGGGAAGGAGGTAAacctggggaggggtataaaAAGAGAGACTCATCTTTAGGAAGTTTTGGATTTTATAAAGCTCCTAAATGTtatatggtgcaatatttataaGTTATTTTCCCCTTGTCATCTCATCCCTGATCTACTTACTTGATCTTTGGTTTATATTTTCGCAGCTGAGCAAAGTCACCTTTAATAATGGTACATATTACAAGATTCAATGAAAAGATGACTTTAACAGATTCTTAGTAcatttattaaaatacataAGAAACTGGCAAAGCAAAGTTATTTTAACCAGGTTCTTCATTCATTTCCAGGCAAAGGGTGCCAGTCAGAGTGACAGTACCTTGCCCAATGTTTTATAACTCCATTATTAACCAATTTTCACTTGATACAAGCCTGAAGCAGATGGGAAGTTATTTCCAGTGAAGTTCCCCATTAAAACAAACACGTGATGAAATTATAAATGGGAAACTGACTAGGAGaacttttaatttgaaaagtgccTAGGAAATTAGGGACAGCTACCTTCATATGGCTGAGTAGCTCAGTTGGTGAAGCACAGGTCCATAATCCTGAAGTCACTGGTTTAGAATCCCATCTTGGCCTCAATTCTTTGCACTTtacaaattttattaaaatatctcCCAGTCATTTTtccatttataatttcattattcattcatatatcaCATTTAGATACCAAAGTTACAATACCTGAGCCTTCATTTGTTCTAGCATCCTTTCAAAGATTGGTTGCAGTTCAGGGTGAGACTGTGAACAGATAATTAAACCTCTTTAGAGCATTTGTAATTTTAATGAGAGAAGTAAACAGAGCCATAATTGTTGATACGATATAGAAGCTTGAGACTGATACCTTTATAAGGTTCTGAATAAAAACTTCATGAGGTAATATAGGtttcttggccaaaaaaaaggaagagttACTGCACTAGAAGATGGCTTTTCTCcacaatttgtcattttgtctcTGGGAGACAAGCGGCCTGAAGTAACATGGTTGAAACATTGATTACAAAGGTAGGATTACACATGTTTATTACTTGCAGCTCATTCCTTTATCTTACTTTATGttagaaaaatttgaaaacctaaattgaatgttttgaaataacaaCACTTACTTCCTGACATGGTTTGTTCAAGATATCTGTTTAAAAGATAgaaataacacattttatttatcacAGTCTGAAATGCATGCAAACTGTTTCGGATTGTGTGTATTGCTTTAATATTGGTaatgtgtttatttgtttaccTTGAACCTGCATTGACCTTAAACATTCTTTTAGCAGTCATAACTTTCCTTTTTGTTGAAGCAtttcctgattccaaaaagttCAGGTAACCATAGTTCAAAACAGtaacaaacagaaaataatttcCAGATAACCGTATGCATGTAGAAACAGTGATTTCTATAGATATTACCTCCTCATAAGAATTCATACATGTAAGCGATATATTCTGCTTGAGAATAATACCTGCCTACAGTTTTGACTAGGAAATATATTTGTAATGTTAATTAACAGTTTAAAAAGAACCGAATGCTTTGTTTACTAGTTGTAAAGATATTTTCACACTGGTGATTACAAAATAAAGTTGGATTTCCATCTTTAGACAATTACAATGCATTGTTTACCTCacaaaaatcataaaatgtttTAGTCATAACTATTAAAATAGCTTTGCTTCTAGTTTGTATCTTACCATATGAGTACATATTTCCTGTCAATTCGTCTAAAAAAACTGCTTCATCACGGTTTGAGTCTGCAATGTTAAAACGATTAgaagttttttgtttattttgtgattATAGTAGATTCAAGATTAATGAAGAGAGCCCACATCTAACCCTTAAAGCTATTTAACTATGCCATTTTGGTATATTATCATAATTAGTTGCAAGAAAATAATCACAATTTGTTTCGAATAGTATACATCTTCaaacataaaatacaaaaaaaaggggACCTACATATGATACAGACAATTTATTCAAAGACATTGGGCTGCACTTACCAAGTAAGGAGTTGTGATATTTTCCTAGATCAGCATCAAAGTACAGTTCACCGCCTGTGTCTTCTGTAAGTTAAAAGTGTAAGAAGTTGTAAATGATATTACTGCAGCTATTAAATGTTTAGATTTAACATAGTTAGGGATATATCTTAACTACGGTATAATGCCTGAACAGTAGTTAGATTTAAATGTTAATAGCTAAAGAACACATAAGCCTGATAGTTAAGTAACATGCATGCATTTGGACTATAGCTATCAACACACGACAAGGatttacaagaaaatgtttaatCATAGAGATATGAATATGAAACATACTAGTAAATGATGTTGAAGTTGAGGTTGAAATGCTCTCCTGAAGaaatatgtagtaaaatatgagaaacatatttgttattgtttgcaaAAAAAGGACCAAAATTTGAGTCAAAATTTTTTCCATCTTAATGCTATGATTGCAGAGCATCAGTATCACATGTAATCAATATTAAAGTAGcaatataacaatataaccTGTTCTTTCACTATGTTCCAGACTAGCATTAAAAAGCAGGCAAAGACAGCACACAGAGGATGCCTGTAGATATGGACTCCTGAAGGTTTAACTCGCTATTTACTAAAGAAAAGACTATTTGCTTCACTTCAGCAGCTTCGACATTGCGTTATTAGTGTAACGGTAGTAAAAGGAAGCAATGCACCAACTATTCCAGAATGCAGTTTGATGCAGTTTACATGatttaaaattgtttgttgCATGAGTCACTTAACAAAGGAGTGATATGACTCAAGTAGAAAGGGCATGTGTTACGTAGTGACTTCACAACAGCATGTAAAAGCCAAATCGCATTAAGTTTGGACAATTTGTTCACATGCAGTGTATCATGTACAGTAGGTCTTGTACACACTGCTACAGGATTCAAAAGGACATCAAACGGAAAAGACAAAGCTACTTACTTTGCAACATGACTTGATAATAATTCTCAAACACAGTTCAAATTTCAATGGGTTAAAGCATTACTTTGGATTTAtgaattaatttcaattaattttaataGTTAATTTGTGGTATATTCTTCCACAAAAGGTTATCACATTTCAATTGTTGGAAGCTTCTTTTCAAGGCCAAAGctagtgttaaaaacagttcttggtcaactgagcacacacacattcacttgtaggtctgcatatagtgccatacttactcaaatcacaggacagtcactccttttattttgtaatgaaatttactcattttcaaacagcattttaagtatctcaatgtacatggatgtaggctagtatacctaccttactattttctgtgacaatttcgtcattggcttcacaaatggtctgtgtaaaaatgaggacaaaatagtcatgttaacatcaaattacagagtcaCATACAGGTGTGGCACAACTGGACTTACACACAGGGTCACTTGTTGGTCTAGTTGTAAgtgttaatgaaatcaaagaaagaccataacaaatacaaaattgacatgatttacaacttgtttttaattaattttaataacataggGTGCCTTCTGAAACCCACACCATCAAACTATGGTTAAAATTTTACAAGAGCTTGTGCCAGAGctagtgttaaaaacagttcttggtcaactgagcacacacacattcaaTTGTGGGTCTGCATATAGTGCCatacttactcaaatcacaggacagtcactccttttattttgtaatgaaatttactCATTTTCAAACAGCATTTTAAGTCTCTCAATGTACATGGATGTAGGCTAGTATACCTACCTTACTATTTTCTGTGACAAATTCGTCATTGGCTTCACAAATGGTCTGTGTAAAAATGAGGAGAAAATAgtcatgttaacatcaaattacagagtcaCATACAGTTGTGGTACAACTGGACATACACCCAGTGTCATTTGTGGGTCTAGTGTAattgttaatgaaatcaaagaacccgcccccgccccccccccaaaaaaattactgaattgacatgatttacaacttgtttttaattaattttaataacataggGTGTCTTCTGAAACCCACACCATcaaactttggttaaaattgtTCAAGAGCTTGTGTCAGAGctagtgttaaaaacagttcttggtcaactgagcacacacacattcacttgtAGGTCTGCATATAGTGCCCTACTTACTCAAATCACAGGACAGtcactccttttattttgtaatgaaatttactCATATTCAAACAGCATTTTGAGTTTCTCAATGTACATAGCTGTAATATAGTATACCTACCTTACTATTTGCTGTGACAATTTTGTCATTGGCTTCACAAATGGTCTGTGTAAAAATGAGGACAAAATATtcatgttaacatcaaattacagagtcaCATACAGTTGTGGCACAACTGGACTTACACACAGTGTCACTTGTTGGTCTAGTTGTAAgtgttaatgaaatcaaagaaagaccataacaaatacaaaattgacatgatttacaacttgtttttaattaattttaataacataggGTGCCTTCTGAAACCCACACCATCAAACTATGGTTAAAATTTTACAAGAGCTTGTGCCAGAGctagtgttaaaaacagttcttggtcaactgaacacacacacattcaattGTGGGTCTGCATATAGTGCCatacttactcaaatcacaGAACAGTCACTCCTTTtcttttgtaatgaaatttactCATTTTCAAACAGCATTTTAAGTATCTCAATGTACATGGATGTAGGCTAGTATACCTACCTTACTATTTTCTGTGACAAATTCGTCATTGGCTTCACAAATGGTCTGTGTAAAAATGAGGACAAAATAgtcatgttaacatcaaattacagagtcaCATACAGTTGTGGTACAACTGGACTTACACCCAGTGTCATTTGTGGGTCTAGTGTAattgttaatgaaatcaaaggacccgcccccccccccaaaaaaattactgaattgacatgatttacaacttgtttttaattaattttaataacataggGTGTCTTCTGAAACCCACACCATcaaactttggttaaaattgtTCAAGAGCTTGTGTCAGAGctagtgttaaaaacagttcttggtcaactgagcacacacacattcacttgtaggtctgcatatagtgccatacttactcaaatcacaggacagtcactccttttattttgtaatgaaatttactCATATTCAAACAGCATTTTGAGTATCTCAATGTACATGGATGTAGGCTAGTATACCTACCTTACTATTTTCTGTGACAAATTCGTCATTGGCTTCACAAATGGTCTGTGTAAAAATGAGGACAAAATAgtcatgttaacatcaaattacagagtcaCATACAGTTGTGGCACAACTGGACATACACACAGGGTCACTTGTTGGTCTAGTTGTAAgtgttaatgaaatcaaagaaagaccataacaaatacaaaattgacatgatttacaacttgtttttaattaattttaataacataggGTGCCTTCTGAAACCCACACCATcaaactttggttaaaattgtaCAAGAACTTGTGCCAGAGCTAGggttaaaaacagttcttggtcaactgagcacacacacattcacttgtaggtctgaatatagtgccatacttactcaaatcacaggacagtcactccttttattttgtaatgaaattttctcatattcCAACATTATTTTAAGTATCTCAATGTACATGGATGTAGGCTAGTATACCTACCTTACTATTTTCAGTGACAAATTCGTCATTGGCTTCACAAATGGTCTGTGTAAAAATGAGGACAAAATAgtcatgttaacatcaaattacagatTCACATACAGTTGTGGTACAACTGGACTTACACCCAGTGTCATTTGTGGGTCTAGTGTAattgttaatgaaatcaaagaacccgcccccgccccccccccaaaaaaaattactgaattgacatgatttacaacttgtttttaattaatttcaataacATAGGGTGTCTTCTGAAACCCACACCATcaaactttggttaaaattgtTCAAGAGCTTGTGCCAGAGctagtgttaaaaacagttcttggtcaactgagcacacacacattcacttgtAGGTCTGCATATAGTGCCCTACTTACTCAAATCACAGGACAGtcactccttttattttgtaatgaaatttactCATATTCAAACAGCATTTTGAGTTTCTCAATGTACATAGCTGTAATATAGTATACCTACCTTACTATTTGCTGTGACAATTTCGTCATTGGCTTCACAAATGGTCTGTGTAAAAATGAGGACAAAATAgtcatgttaacatcaaattacagagtcaCATACAGTTGTGGCACAACTGGACTTACACACAGTGTCACTTGTTGGTCTAGTTGTAAgtgttaatgaaatcaaagaaagaccataacaaatacaaaattgacatgatttacaacttgtttttaattaattttaataacataggGTGCCTTCTGAAACCCACACCATcaaactttggttaaaattgtaCAAGAACTTGTGCCAGAGctagtgttaaaaacagttcttggtcaactgagcacacacacattcacttgtaggtctgaatatagtgccatacttactcaaatcacaggacagtcactccttttattttgtaatgaaattttctcatattcaaCCAGCATTTTAAGTCTCTCAATGTACATGGATGTAGGCTAGTATACCTACCTTACTATTTGCTGTGACAATTTCGTCATTGGCTTCACAAATGGTCTGTGTAAAAATGACGACGAAATAGttatgttaacatcaaattacagagtcaCATACAGTTGTGGCATAACTGGACATACACACAGGGTCACTTGTTGGTCTAGTTGTAAgtgttaatgaaatcaaagaaagaccataacaaatacaaaattgacatgatttacaacttgtttttaattaatttcaataacACAGGGTGCCTTCTGAAACCCACACCATcaaactttggttaaaattgtaCAAGAGCTTGTGCCAGAGctagtgttaaaaacagttcttggtcaactgagcacacacacattcacttgtaggtctgcatatagtgccatacttactcaaatcacaggacagtcactccttttattttgtaatgaaattttctcatattcaaacattattttaagtATCTCAATGTACATGGATGTATGTTAGTATACCTACCTTATTATTTTCTGTGACAATTTCGTCATTGGCTTCACAAATGGTCTGTGTAAAAATGAGGACAAAATAGttatgttaacatcaaattacagagtcaCATACAGGTGTGGTACAACTGGACTTACACCCAGTGTCATTTGTGGGTCTAGTGTAattgttaatgaaatcaaagaacccgcccccccccccaaaaaataaaataaaataatgaattgacatgatttacaacttgtttttaattaattataataacataGGGTGTCTTCTgcaacccacaccatcaaactttggttaaaattgtaCAAGAACTTGTGCCAGAGctagtgttaaaaacagttcttggtcaactgagcacacacaCATTTACTTGTAGGTCTGCATATAGTGCCatacttactcaaatcacaggacagtcactccttttattttgtaatgaaatttactCATTTTCAAACAGCATTTTAAGTATCTCAATGTACATGGATGTAGGCTAGTATACCTACCTTACTATTTTCTGTGACAATTTCGTCATTGGCTTCACAAATGGTCTGTGTAAAAATGACGACAAAATAGttatgttaacatcaaattacagagtcaCATACAGTTGTGGCACAACTGGACATACACACAGGGTCACTTGTTGGTCTAGTTGTAAgtgttaatgaaatcaaagaaagaccataacaaatacaaaattgacatgatttacaacttgttttcaattaattttaataacataggGTGTCTTCTgcaacccacaccatcaaactttggttaaaattgtaCAAGAACTTGTGCCAGAGctagtgttaaaaacagttcttggtcaactgagcacacacacattcacttgtaggtctgaatatagtgccatacttactcaaatcacaggacagtcactccttttattttgtaatgaaattttctcatattcaaCCAGCATTTTAAGTCTCTCAATGTACATGGATGTAGGCTAGTATACCTACCTTACTATTTGCTGCGACAATTTCGTCATTGGCTTCACAAATGGTCTGTGTAAAAATGACGACAAAATAGttatgttaacatcaaattacagagtcaCATACAGTTGTGGCATAACTGGACATACACACAGGGTCACTTGTTGGTCTAGTTGTAAgtgttaatgaaatcaaagaaagaccataacaaatacaaaattgacatgatttacaacttgtttttaattaatttcaataacATAGGGTGCCTTCTGAAACCCACACCATcaaactttggttaaaattgtaCAAGAGCTTGTGCCAGAGctagtgttaaaaacagttcttggtcaactgagtacacacacattcacttgtAGGTCTGCATATAGTGCCATATTTACTCAAATCACAGGACAGtcactccttttattttgtaatgaaatttactcattttcaaacagcattttaagtatctcaatgtacatggatgtaggctagtatacctaccttactattttctgtgacaatttcgtcattggcttcacaaatggtctgtgtaaaaatgaggacaaaatagtcatgttaacatcaaattacagagtca contains these protein-coding regions:
- the LOC139969036 gene encoding uncharacterized protein isoform X5, with the translated sequence MYNLRHRRRAVQGHTIIQPMQTMDRDGLSVEWINGHKGRGVFATKAIYKGEFITEYRGDLLSKRDAEMRCQKNISDVAYMYYFKHQGKNMCIDASKEDGSIGRLVNDNISSVANCRMRIIVKDSHPHLCLYATKNILQGDELEYDYGGYTPWQKKTTSKDNEVHVTEKNKTICEANDEIVTANSKTICEANDEIVTENSKTICEANDEIVAANSKTICEANDEIVTENSKTICEANDEIVTANSKTICEANDEIVTANSKTICEANDEFVTENSKTICEANDEFVTENSKTICEANDEFVTENSKTICEANDKIVTANSKTICEANDEFVTENSKESISTSTSTSFTKDTGGELYFDADLGKYHNSLLDSNRDEAVFLDELTGNMYSYDILNKPCQESHPELQPIFERMLEQMKAQVPQRLKHLSHMQTTDYDSEECTSTDEEDFSDDYLDAFSESESTTDEESEEESSENEKPSTSKNHSDGVKVSSTYYSKSRKRTWNRQHCCLFCEKNVTKLPRHLETHHADEILVMKAMLLPKRSAERNAILEEIRKKGDNAYNCRVLKEGKGKLLVYKRPKLGTMHVEDYIPCPDCQGYFAKKSLWRHQKKCTLKKAKENPTTSRTAQCQKAGRALLPTKSPCSAKLQEILAGMRTDSVVVTIRADSWICKLGEHHCDDSSTINHNIVSERMRRIARLLLETQQINASIKSAKDLVDPAHFDDVILGVNICSGFDTSNQNFEAPTLAKKLGQSLTTLAEIVIAESIKSSDTLQECKAEQFLKLKNLQWKQRIATKVYKQQCKQKWQKQRKFP
- the LOC139969036 gene encoding uncharacterized protein isoform X4, whose protein sequence is MYNLRHRRRAVQGHTIIQPMQTMDRDGLSVEWINGHKGRGVFATKAIYKGEFITEYRGDLLSKRDAEMRCQKNISDVAYMYYFKHQGKNMCIDASKEDGSIGRLVNDNISSVANCRMRIIVKDSHPHLCLYATKNILQGDELEYDYGGYTPWQKKTTSKDNEVHVTEKNKTICEANDEIVTENSKTICEANDEIVTANSKTICEANDEIVTENSKTICEANDEIVAANSKTICEANDEIVTENSKTICEANDEIVTANSKTICEANDEIVTANSKTICEANDEFVTENSKTICEANDEFVTENSKTICEANDEFVTENSKTICEANDEFVTENSKESISTSTSTSFTKDTGGELYFDADLGKYHNSLLDSNRDEAVFLDELTGNMYSYDILNKPCQESHPELQPIFERMLEQMKAQVPQRLKHLSHMQTTDYDSEECTSTDEEDFSDDYLDAFSESESTTDEESEEESSENEKPSTSKNHSDGVKVSSTYYSKSRKRTWNRQHCCLFCEKNVTKLPRHLETHHADEILVMKAMLLPKRSAERNAILEEIRKKGDNAYNCRVLKEGKGKLLVYKRPKLGTMHVEDYIPCPDCQGYFAKKSLWRHQKKCTLKKAKENPTTSRTAQCQKAGRALLPTKSPCSAKLQEILAGMRTDSVVVTIRADSWICKLGEHHCDDSSTINHNIVSERMRRIARLLLETQQINASIKSAKDLVDPAHFDDVILGVNICSGFDTSNQNFEAPTLAKKLGQSLTTLAEIVIAESIKSSDTLQECKAEQFLKLKNLQWKQRIATKVYKQQCKQKWQKQRKFP
- the LOC139969036 gene encoding uncharacterized protein isoform X23; translation: MYNLRHRRRAVQGHTIIQPMQTMDRDGLSVEWINGHKGRGVFATKAIYKGEFITEYRGDLLSKRDAEMRCQKNISDVAYMYYFKHQGKNMCIDASKEDGSIGRLVNDNISSVANCRMRIIVKDSHPHLCLYATKNILQGDELEYDYGGYTPWQKKTTSKDNEVHVTEKNKTICEANDEIVTENSKTICEANDEIVTANSKTICEANDEIVTENSKTICEANDEIVAANSKTICEANDEIVTENSKTICEANDEFVTENSKTICEANDKIVTANSKTICEANDEFVTENSKESISTSTSTSFTKDTGGELYFDADLGKYHNSLLDSNRDEAVFLDELTGNMYSYDILNKPCQESHPELQPIFERMLEQMKAQVPQRLKHLSHMQTTDYDSEECTSTDEEDFSDDYLDAFSESESTTDEESEEESSENEKPSTSKNHSDGVKVSSTYYSKSRKRTWNRQHCCLFCEKNVTKLPRHLETHHADEILVMKAMLLPKRSAERNAILEEIRKKGDNAYNCRVLKEGKGKLLVYKRPKLGTMHVEDYIPCPDCQGYFAKKSLWRHQKKCTLKKAKENPTTSRTAQCQKAGRALLPTKSPCSAKLQEILAGMRTDSVVVTIRADSWICKLGEHHCDDSSTINHNIVSERMRRIARLLLETQQINASIKSAKDLVDPAHFDDVILGVNICSGFDTSNQNFEAPTLAKKLGQSLTTLAEIVIAESIKSSDTLQECKAEQFLKLKNLQWKQRIATKVYKQQCKQKWQKQRKFP
- the LOC139969036 gene encoding uncharacterized protein isoform X12, coding for MYNLRHRRRAVQGHTIIQPMQTMDRDGLSVEWINGHKGRGVFATKAIYKGEFITEYRGDLLSKRDAEMRCQKNISDVAYMYYFKHQGKNMCIDASKEDGSIGRLVNDNISSVANCRMRIIVKDSHPHLCLYATKNILQGDELEYDYGGYTPWQKKTTSKDNEVHVTEKNKTICEANDEIVTENSKTICEANDEIVTANSKTICEANDEIVTENSKTICEANDEIVAANSKTICEANDEIVTENSKTICEANDEIVTANSKTICEANDEIVTANSKTICEANDEFVTENSKTICEANDKIVTANSKTICEANDEFVTENSKESISTSTSTSFTKDTGGELYFDADLGKYHNSLLDSNRDEAVFLDELTGNMYSYDILNKPCQESHPELQPIFERMLEQMKAQVPQRLKHLSHMQTTDYDSEECTSTDEEDFSDDYLDAFSESESTTDEESEEESSENEKPSTSKNHSDGVKVSSTYYSKSRKRTWNRQHCCLFCEKNVTKLPRHLETHHADEILVMKAMLLPKRSAERNAILEEIRKKGDNAYNCRVLKEGKGKLLVYKRPKLGTMHVEDYIPCPDCQGYFAKKSLWRHQKKCTLKKAKENPTTSRTAQCQKAGRALLPTKSPCSAKLQEILAGMRTDSVVVTIRADSWICKLGEHHCDDSSTINHNIVSERMRRIARLLLETQQINASIKSAKDLVDPAHFDDVILGVNICSGFDTSNQNFEAPTLAKKLGQSLTTLAEIVIAESIKSSDTLQECKAEQFLKLKNLQWKQRIATKVYKQQCKQKWQKQRKFP